A single genomic interval of Suncus etruscus isolate mSunEtr1 chromosome 12, mSunEtr1.pri.cur, whole genome shotgun sequence harbors:
- the LOC126024773 gene encoding serine protease inhibitor Kazal-type 7-like: MKMIGGFLLLCMVSHFCSSSGAASLPLKTVDCNIYKKYPVVAIPCPITYLPVCGSDYITYGNECHLCTESLRSDGKVQFLHEGTC, translated from the exons ATGAAGATGATTGGTGGTTTCCTTCTGCTCTGCATGGTATCCCATTTCTGTAGCAGCTCTG GAGCTGCTAGTCTTCCTTTAAAAACA GTGGACTGCAACATTTATAAAAAGTACCCGGTTGTGGCTATCCCTTGCCCCATCACATACCTGCCTGTTTGTGGCTCTGACTACATCACCTATGGGAATGAATGCCACTTGTGTACTGAGAGCTT GAGGAGTGATGGAAAGGTTCAGTTTCTTCATGAAGGAACATGTTAA